The region CTGGAGGGCGCGCGCGCCCTACGCCTAGTATGCGTGACCGCCACCGGTACCGACCATGTGGACCTGGACGCGGCCCGGTCCCGGGGAATTGTGCTATCCAACGTAGTGGGATACGCCACTGATTCGGTGGCCCAGCACGTGTTCGCACTGATGCTGGCTTTGACCACGCGGTTGTTCGAATACCGTCACACGGTGATCTCCGGCGCCTGGAGCCGCAGCCCGCACTTCACCGCCCTGACGGCGCCCATCCACGAGCTGCGATCACGGGTCCTGGGCATCGTCGGTTATGGGGAACTGGGCCGCGCGGTGGCGCGGCTGGGGGAAGCCTACGGGATGCGGATCCGGGTCGCGGAACGCGCCGGCCAGCCGCCCCGCACCGGCCGCATCCCCCTGGAAGATCTGCTTGCTGAGGCCGACGTACTGTCCCTGCACTGTCCGCTCACGTCGCAGACGCGTGGACTGATCGGCCCCCGGGAACTCGCCCGCATGAAGCCCGGGGCGCTGCTCATCAACACCGCCCGGGGCGGGGTGGTGGACGAGCCGGCCCTGGCGGCGGCGCTGCGCAGCGGGCATCTGGGCGGTGCCGGCATCGACGTACTGAGCCGCGAACCGCCGCCACCCGATCACCCCTTGCTGGCCGCGGACCTCCCGAACCTGATCGTTACACCCCATATCGCCTGGGCCAGCCGTGAGGCCCGCCAACGGCTCGTGACAGAGATCGCCGCAAACCTGCACGCCTTCCAGGCGGGCCACCCGCGCAACCGGGTAGTCTGATCTGAGGACCACACCAGCGATATAAGCCCGTAGTGCTCATAAAGCGTCCGGGACGATGGCGAGATTCGCCGTGGACGGCGCCTCGTGTAGCGCCGTTGTGACGCATGTTTGACCGGCGGAACAGATTCCGCAGCGCGCTCCGCGGTCCCCCACCCGGAGCGCTAGATCGCCCAATAAACCATAGGGCCAGCCCGGTCCCCGCGCCGATCTACGGGTCAACGGCTCTGCTGATCGATCGCCTTGCGCTCGCGCCGATCTGCTGCGTCCAGGGTCTGCTGCACTCCACGGGCCGTGTCCAAGGTCCGGATCTGGTCCTGAAAGATCGTCTGTCTGGCGGCGTCGCGGGGTGGTTCTGACTTAGAACAACCCACCGACAGGACCGCGAACCCCAGCGCAAGGATCACCCAGAGAAGTCGTCGCATCGCCCCGCCCTCCGTTTGCACCCGTCCGACGCGCGCCCCGAACGACGTGTCCGGCGTGCCATCCTTCATCGGCAGGCGGGACGCCACCCTGAG is a window of Chromatiales bacterium 21-64-14 DNA encoding:
- a CDS encoding glycerate dehydrogenase (Catalyzes the reduction of hydroxypyruvate to form D-glycerate, using NADH as an electron donor) yields the protein MRGVLLDLDTITTGDLDLGPLHAALPGLRLYGISAPETIPDRVVDAEVVITNKAPLPRSTLEGARALRLVCVTATGTDHVDLDAARSRGIVLSNVVGYATDSVAQHVFALMLALTTRLFEYRHTVISGAWSRSPHFTALTAPIHELRSRVLGIVGYGELGRAVARLGEAYGMRIRVAERAGQPPRTGRIPLEDLLAEADVLSLHCPLTSQTRGLIGPRELARMKPGALLINTARGGVVDEPALAAALRSGHLGGAGIDVLSREPPPPDHPLLAADLPNLIVTPHIAWASREARQRLVTEIAANLHAFQAGHPRNRVV